The DNA segment TGGTGCCCGCCGCGCCCGAACCGGTCCAGCCGGTACACCATCATCATGTCGAGATTGGGGACGTAGCCGTCGACGAGGCGGTCGATGAAGCGGGCCAGGTTCCGCGACGGGGAGTCCACCTCGCCCCCGGTGACGCGCCGCCGGGCGGCGACCGACTCGGTTTCGTCCGCCCGCGTGCCCTCGGCGAAGATGCGCGCGATGGTGTTGTCCGAGACGCCGTTCTGGCCCTGGATGTTGCCGATCATGTCGTTGTTCAGCACCGCCTGCAGGCGCCAGCCCTCTTCGAGCGCGACCTCGGCCATGTGCCGTCCGCCGAACAGCCCCTGCTCCTCGCCGGACAGCCCCGCGTAGATGATGGACCCGTTGAACTCGTACTGCGTGAGGACGCGCGCGGCCTCCAGCACGCCGGCCATCCCGGAGGCGTTGTCGTTCGCGCCGGGCGCGTCGGTGACGCCGTCGAGGGCGCCCGTAGCGCGCGAGTCGATATCGCCCGACATCACGACGTAGCGGCCCGGGTCCGTCGTCCCGCGCTGGATCGCGAGCACGTTGACGATGGCCGTCTCCTCCGGGATGCGCGCCGCGCCCATGACCATCGACGTCTGGTACGAGACCTCCAGGCACCCGCCGCATGCCGCGGAGATCTCATCGAACTCGGCCTTGATCCAGCGCCGGGCGGCCCCGATCCCGCGCGTGTCGGACAGCGTGTCGGACAGCGTGTGGCGGGTGCCGAAGCCCGCGAGCCGGCGGATGTCGGCCTCCACGCGCTCGGCCGAGACGGCCGCCACGATGTCGTGCAGCGCCTGGAGTTGCGCCGCCGGCTGCCCGGCTTCCTGGCCCCGCAGCGGCCGGGCGCCGAGCGGGATCGCCACGGCGGTGGCGAGGACGGGGATCATGAGGGGCTTCACGCTGAGCACTGCGAACCTTCGAGGCACGGGTCACTCCGGGGATGAAGTCGTGTCGGCGTCGCGCCGCTGTCGGGCCGAGTCGGTGTCGGGCCGAGTCGGTGTCCGGCCGATATCTTATCGAGATGCTGGCCCCCGGACAGCGGGCCGGTTAGCGTCGCGTGTCTCTGCGCGCCGTCCCGCGGACCTCGTGACCATTCCGAGCCCATTCGTCACCACCCTGAGCGGTCGACCCGTGAATCGAACCGAACGTACAGGACAGCGAGTCTCGAATCTCTTCGGCATGACCCTGCGCCAGGCGCCGGGAGAAACCGAGATCGAGTCCCACAGCCTCCTCGTGCGAGCCGGCTACGTCCGCCAGCTCGCGGCGGGCATCTTCTCCTATCTCCCTCTCGCGTGGCGCTCGCTGAGGAAGATCGAGCAGATCCTGCGCGAGGAGATGGACCGGATCGATGGGCAGGAGTTGTCGATGCCCGTCGTGCATCCGGCGGAGCTGTGGCAGGCGACCGGCCGCTGGTACGACATCGACGCGACCATGGCCCGGTTCGTCGACCGGCGCGAGCGCGACCTGCTCCTGGCGATGACGCACGAGGAGGTCGTGGCCTTCCACGCGGCGTCCGAGATCCAGTCCTACCGGCAACTCCCGGCCATGGTCTATCACATGCAGACCAAGTTCCGGGACGAACTCCGCTCCCGCGGCGGGCTCATCCGCGTGCGCGAGTTCATCATGAAGGATTCCTATTCGCTCGACCGGGACCCGGAGGGGCTCGCGAAGCAGTACGACCGGCACTACGAGGCGTACGAGCGCATCGGGCGCCGCTGCGCCCTGCCGCTCACGGCCGTGCGGAGCGACACGGGCATGATGGGCGGAAAGATCGCCCACGAGTTCATGTACGTGACGCCGATCGGCGAAGACAGCCTCGCGCTCTGCGACGCCTGCGGCTACGCGGCGAACCGGGAGGTCGCCGAGTTCACGCTCGAGCCTCGGGAGGGGGAGATGTCGCCGCTGGAGCGCGTCCACACGCCCGGAACGGCGACGATCGAGGAGGTGACGGGACTGCTCGGGATCGCCCCCCGGGCGACCGCGAAGATGGTCTTCTACATGGGCAGCTTCGCGGGGGAGGAAGGGGCTCGCGAGGAGAAGCTGGTGGCGGCGATCGTGCGCGGCGACCTGGAGGTGAACCCGATCCAGGTCCAGAACCTCGCGGGCGCGCTCGAGCTTCGCCCGGCGCACGAGGAGGAGATCGCGGCGACCGGCATGGTGCCGGGGTTCGCCTCGCCGGTGGGGGTGGAGCCGGCGGCCGCGATCTTCGTCGTCGACCGCTGGGTCGCGGAATCGCCCAACCTGGTGCTCGGGGCGAACGAGACGGACTACCACCTCCGCAACGTGTGCTGCGGCCGCGACTACGAGCCCACGCACGTCGGCGCTGTCGCACTCGCCTTCGAGGGGGCGCCGTGCGGGCGCTGCGGCGAAGGGCTGCGCATGGCGCGCGGCGTGGAGGTGGGGAACATCTTCCAGCTCGGCACCCGCTATTCGGAGGGGCTGGAGGCGACGTACACGGATGAGGACGGGGCCGAGCGCCCGATCTGGATGGGCTCGTACGGGATCGGGACCGGGCGCCTCCTCGCCTGCGTGGCCGAGGAGCACCGAGACGACTACGGCCTCAAGCTGCCGATTTCCGTTGCCCCGTATCACGTCGCGCTCGTCGCGCTCGCGCGGGAGGAGGAGACGTGGGCGGCCGCGGACCGGGTGTTCGAGGAGCTGTGCGCCGCCGGGATCGAGGTGATCTACGACGACCGGCGGGAACTCCGCGCCGGCGTGAAGTTCAACGATGCCGACCTGCGGGGCCTCCCCCTGCGCCTCGTCATCGGAGAGCGTTCGCTCGAAGCGGGGGGTGCCGAACTCAGCCACCGCGGCGTCCGCGAGAGCCGGATCATCCCGCTCGACGACCTCGTGGCCGAACTCCGCCAGGAAATCGACACCCTCATGTCACAGCTCGCCTTGGACGACTGACGCCCCGGACGCGGCCGGCGGGGCTGTAGCCGGATGCCGCGCCTCGCTCAGCCGCCGAACCGCACCCGCAGGCCGCCGACCAGGGTTCGTGGCGCGCCCACCCGGATGAAGCCGTTCGCGTCGTGGGACATCTCCGCGATCACATCGAAGATGTTCTGTACGCTCGCGAAGGCGCTCAGCCGGCTCGTCAGCTGACGGCGGAAGCGGAGGTCGACCAGGAACGAGCCCGCGATCTCCCCCGTGTTGAGGTCGTTGTCGAAGCGGGCGCCCAGATAGCGCGCCGTGGCGACCACTTCGAGCGTCGTCGGATCGATGTGCCCGACCCGCAGCATGGCGCGGTGCGTCGGGCTCCCCTGCACCTCGTTGCCGATCAGGTCCGGGCGGCCCGGCGCGTCCGTCACTTCCGTCGGGTTGTACTGGTGGTTCAGCGCCAGCAGCCAGGCGGCGGACGGACGCAGTTCGATTTCGGTCTCGATTCCGGCGCTCCAGAACGTGCCCACGTTGTCGCGGCGGCGGCATACGCCCCCGGCCGCCACGAAGCCGCACGGCTGAATGACGCCGGACGTTTCAGCTTCCTGGATCGTGACGTCGGTGATCGCATCGCTCACGTTCGCCAGGAAGCCGGTCAGCCGGATCAGCACGGAGGGGTCGGGCTGAAGGTCCACCCCGATCTCGGCGCCGCTGACCTTTTCCGGATTCAGCGCCGCGTTGGACTCGTTGACGACGTTCCCGGCCGCCCGGAACGGCTTGTACAGTTCGTTCAGGGTCGGGACCCGGAGGCCGGTGTAGAGATTCAGCCGCAGCGCGGTGCGTTCGGAGGCCTCGAACGAGAGGCCGATATTCGAGCTGAACTGCGTCCCGCTGCGGTCTTCGAACGCGTCGTCGGTGAGCACGCTGCGGTCGGCCGTGTTGAGGATGTGCCGGGAGCCGGACGAGTTTTGCCACACGTCGAGCCGTGCGCCGGTCCACAACCGCCAGCGCTCGCCGAGGTTGTTGTGACCCTGGACGAAGAGGCCGAACAGCGTCTGATCGCCGCCGGTCTCACGCTGTCTCTGGAAGGCGCCGTCCCGGTACAGGTACTGCTCGGTCGCTTCGCCCGTCGCCCGCAGGAAATCGGCACCCAGAGCGAAGCCCCCCCCGCCCCAGACAAGGTTGGCGCCCACTCCCGATGAGGGAACGTCCTGGCTAATGGACGGCTCCTCGCTGTTCCGGCCCGCACCGACCCCCGAAAACGAGTTCACGTACGTCTGCGACTGCATGTATGCGTTGAACGCGAGCGTGGACGTCTCGCCGGTCGTGAGCGTGGCCCCGACCTGTCCGAAGCCCGCTTCGGTGGTGTTGTTGCGGAGGGGTGTCGCGTTGTCCTTGTCCTGGTCGAAGTAGTTCCCCTGGGCGTGGATGCGCAGGCGGTCCCCGGCCTGGAACTCGACCTTTGCGCGCAACGCCCCGTGGCTCGACGCGGACGGGATGTCCACGGCGCCACGCAGGCTGGGCTCCGTCAGGACGTAGCCGTCGCTGTCGAAAAGCTCACCGGCCACGTAACCGCCGGCGCGGTCGTCGCCGAAGGACGCCATTGCATCGCCGCGGAAGGTGGACTGGCTCCCGCCCTGCACGCTCGCGGAGAGCCCGCCGCCGCCACCCGAGCGCGTGATCACGTGGACGACGCCCGCGAGGCTCTGGCTGCCCCAGCTGACCGTGGCGCCGCCCCGCACGATCTCGATGCGCTCGATGACCTCCACCGGAACCTGGCTCCAGCGCACCCAGCCGAAGTACGGGTCGTTCAGCGGCACGCCATCGACGAGCACGAGCGTCCGGCTGGCGGCGGTGCCCCCCAATCCTCGAATGGTCACGGCCTGCCAGGAGGGATGCGCGACGCCGGCCTGAAACGGGAAGCGGAAGTTGAGGCCCGGCACCTCCTGCAGGACGTCCTGAAGCGTCTGGGCGGCGGAAAGGCGCAACTCCTCGCGCGTGACCGTCGTCACGTTGACCGTGACGTCCCTCACGGAAGTGGGCGCCCGCAGCGCCGAGACGATCAACTCGCCCAGCGCAATCACGCTGTCCGCGGGCACCGGATCCTGCGCTTCGAGCGCCGCGGCCGGCCACAGCCCCCAGAGGGCAAGCACGAGAGACCCGCGGCGAGTACGACGGAGCGCTGGAAGCACCGCTTCACGTAGCGTCATTGAGACTCTCCTCGAGGAGTTCCCTCACGATGGCCGGGTCCGCGCGTCCGTGCGTCGCGCGCATCACCTGACCCACAAAAAAACCGGCGAGGCCGGTGTGGCCGGCGGCATAGCGCGCCACCTCGGCCGGGTGAGCGGCCACGACGCCCTGCACGACCTCGCGAATCTGCTCCGCATCGCCGATCCGGCCCAGCCCCTCGCGCCGAACGATCTCCCGGGGGCTTCCACCGTCTTCCACGAGCCGCGCCAGCAGCGACTTCGCCACCGCC comes from the Candidatus Palauibacter soopunensis genome and includes:
- a CDS encoding TonB-dependent receptor, with the translated sequence MTLREAVLPALRRTRRGSLVLALWGLWPAAALEAQDPVPADSVIALGELIVSALRAPTSVRDVTVNVTTVTREELRLSAAQTLQDVLQEVPGLNFRFPFQAGVAHPSWQAVTIRGLGGTAASRTLVLVDGVPLNDPYFGWVRWSQVPVEVIERIEIVRGGATVSWGSQSLAGVVHVITRSGGGGGLSASVQGGSQSTFRGDAMASFGDDRAGGYVAGELFDSDGYVLTEPSLRGAVDIPSASSHGALRAKVEFQAGDRLRIHAQGNYFDQDKDNATPLRNNTTEAGFGQVGATLTTGETSTLAFNAYMQSQTYVNSFSGVGAGRNSEEPSISQDVPSSGVGANLVWGGGGFALGADFLRATGEATEQYLYRDGAFQRQRETGGDQTLFGLFVQGHNNLGERWRLWTGARLDVWQNSSGSRHILNTADRSVLTDDAFEDRSGTQFSSNIGLSFEASERTALRLNLYTGLRVPTLNELYKPFRAAGNVVNESNAALNPEKVSGAEIGVDLQPDPSVLIRLTGFLANVSDAITDVTIQEAETSGVIQPCGFVAAGGVCRRRDNVGTFWSAGIETEIELRPSAAWLLALNHQYNPTEVTDAPGRPDLIGNEVQGSPTHRAMLRVGHIDPTTLEVVATARYLGARFDNDLNTGEIAGSFLVDLRFRRQLTSRLSAFASVQNIFDVIAEMSHDANGFIRVGAPRTLVGGLRVRFGG
- a CDS encoding proline--tRNA ligase, which encodes MNRTERTGQRVSNLFGMTLRQAPGETEIESHSLLVRAGYVRQLAAGIFSYLPLAWRSLRKIEQILREEMDRIDGQELSMPVVHPAELWQATGRWYDIDATMARFVDRRERDLLLAMTHEEVVAFHAASEIQSYRQLPAMVYHMQTKFRDELRSRGGLIRVREFIMKDSYSLDRDPEGLAKQYDRHYEAYERIGRRCALPLTAVRSDTGMMGGKIAHEFMYVTPIGEDSLALCDACGYAANREVAEFTLEPREGEMSPLERVHTPGTATIEEVTGLLGIAPRATAKMVFYMGSFAGEEGAREEKLVAAIVRGDLEVNPIQVQNLAGALELRPAHEEEIAATGMVPGFASPVGVEPAAAIFVVDRWVAESPNLVLGANETDYHLRNVCCGRDYEPTHVGAVALAFEGAPCGRCGEGLRMARGVEVGNIFQLGTRYSEGLEATYTDEDGAERPIWMGSYGIGTGRLLACVAEEHRDDYGLKLPISVAPYHVALVALAREEETWAAADRVFEELCAAGIEVIYDDRRELRAGVKFNDADLRGLPLRLVIGERSLEAGGAELSHRGVRESRIIPLDDLVAELRQEIDTLMSQLALDD
- a CDS encoding M28 family metallopeptidase — translated: MIPVLATAVAIPLGARPLRGQEAGQPAAQLQALHDIVAAVSAERVEADIRRLAGFGTRHTLSDTLSDTRGIGAARRWIKAEFDEISAACGGCLEVSYQTSMVMGAARIPEETAIVNVLAIQRGTTDPGRYVVMSGDIDSRATGALDGVTDAPGANDNASGMAGVLEAARVLTQYEFNGSIIYAGLSGEEQGLFGGRHMAEVALEEGWRLQAVLNNDMIGNIQGQNGVSDNTIARIFAEGTRADETESVAARRRVTGGEVDSPSRNLARFIDRLVDGYVPNLDMMMVYRLDRFGRGGHHRPFNDAGFPAVRIMEANEDYRRQHQDIRVEDGVEYGDVIDEVEFDFAAKLTAVNAISLAAMAWAPAPPRNVAIQGAVRPSTTLRWDPVPSDHAPNLAGYRVYWRLTDAPQWQWSVFAGDVTEHTLENIVIDNYLFGVASVSEDGYESPVVFPWPIGAFEPLEWTRPDPGS